A genomic segment from Pseudoduganella chitinolytica encodes:
- a CDS encoding CDP-6-deoxy-delta-3,4-glucoseen reductase — translation MTFQITVQPSGHQFACDDDETVLAAAMRAGVGLPYGCKNGACSSCKGKVVSGSITHKPHQRRALTEEEESAGMSLFCCALPHSDLVIEAREVAGSGDFPLKKMPSRVATLERLAPDVIVISLQLPANEVLDYRAGQYIEFLLPGGKRRSYSMATAPGQGPISLHIRHMPGGLFTDQVFGTMKERDILRFEGPLGTFFVREDSDKPMVLLASGTGFAPIKAIVEQMQATQSQRKMVLYWGGRRPQDLYMDALCRQWAEELPNFSYVPVVSNALPEDDWSGRTGYVHQAVVADLPDLSGWQVYACGAPIVVESAKRDFTAQCRLPADEFYADSFTTEADLAKP, via the coding sequence ATGACGTTTCAGATCACTGTTCAGCCCAGCGGCCACCAGTTTGCATGCGACGACGACGAAACCGTGCTGGCGGCCGCGATGCGGGCCGGCGTCGGCCTGCCGTACGGCTGCAAGAATGGCGCCTGCAGTTCCTGCAAGGGCAAGGTCGTGTCCGGTTCGATCACGCACAAGCCGCACCAGCGCCGCGCGCTGACGGAGGAAGAGGAAAGCGCCGGCATGTCGCTGTTCTGCTGCGCGCTGCCGCACTCCGACCTCGTGATCGAAGCGCGCGAAGTGGCCGGCAGCGGCGACTTCCCGCTGAAGAAGATGCCGTCGCGCGTGGCGACGCTGGAGCGGCTGGCACCGGACGTCATCGTCATTTCGCTGCAGCTCCCGGCCAACGAAGTGCTGGACTACCGCGCCGGCCAGTACATCGAATTCCTGCTGCCGGGCGGCAAGCGGCGCAGCTACAGCATGGCCACGGCGCCCGGCCAGGGTCCCATCAGCCTGCACATCCGCCACATGCCGGGCGGCCTGTTTACCGACCAGGTCTTCGGCACGATGAAGGAGCGCGACATCCTGCGCTTCGAGGGTCCGCTGGGCACGTTCTTCGTGCGCGAGGACTCCGACAAGCCGATGGTGCTGCTGGCCTCCGGCACGGGCTTCGCGCCGATCAAGGCGATCGTCGAGCAGATGCAGGCAACGCAGTCGCAGCGCAAGATGGTGCTGTACTGGGGCGGGCGCCGCCCGCAGGACCTGTACATGGACGCGCTGTGCCGCCAGTGGGCCGAGGAGCTGCCGAACTTCAGCTACGTGCCGGTGGTCTCGAACGCGCTGCCCGAGGACGACTGGAGCGGCCGCACCGGCTATGTGCACCAGGCCGTCGTGGCCGACCTGCCCGACCTGTCCGGCTGGCAGGTGTACGCGTGCGGCGCGCCCATCGTCGTCGAATCGGCCAAGCGCGACTTCACGGCGCAGTGCCGGCTGCCGGCCGACGAGTTCTATGCCGACTCGTTCACCACCGAAGCCGACCTCGCCAAGCCCTGA
- a CDS encoding helical backbone metal receptor, whose translation MSFTDALGQQHAAAPHARIVSLVPSITELLCDLGLAKQLVGRTGFCIHPADVVREIPKIGGTKDVNLDKIRKLAPTHLVVNIDENEKPTVDRLAEFVPHIVVTHPLLPEDNLPLARLLGGIFNADERADAWCREFEAALAALRAAPKGPPQCVLYCIWQDPWMTVSQDTYIAAMLAELGWTVPALGDVRYPRFEWNDALLAQVDLVLLSSEPYRFTEAHVDALERQIGKPVLLVDGEMMSWYGSRALHGVRYLAGLPALAGR comes from the coding sequence ATGTCATTTACCGACGCCCTCGGCCAGCAGCACGCTGCCGCTCCGCATGCCCGCATCGTTTCGCTGGTGCCCTCGATCACTGAGTTGCTGTGCGACCTGGGCCTGGCCAAGCAGCTTGTCGGGCGCACCGGGTTCTGTATCCACCCGGCCGACGTCGTGCGGGAGATCCCGAAAATTGGTGGTACGAAGGACGTCAATCTCGACAAGATCCGCAAGCTGGCGCCCACCCACCTCGTCGTCAACATCGACGAGAACGAAAAGCCCACCGTCGACCGGCTGGCCGAATTCGTGCCCCATATCGTTGTCACGCACCCGCTGCTACCGGAAGACAACCTGCCGCTGGCACGGCTGCTGGGCGGAATCTTCAACGCGGACGAACGTGCCGATGCGTGGTGCCGCGAGTTCGAAGCGGCGCTGGCCGCCTTGCGCGCAGCGCCCAAAGGCCCACCGCAATGCGTGCTGTACTGCATCTGGCAAGACCCATGGATGACGGTATCGCAGGACACGTACATCGCCGCCATGCTGGCCGAGCTGGGCTGGACGGTGCCCGCGCTGGGCGACGTGCGCTATCCCCGCTTCGAGTGGAACGACGCGTTGCTGGCGCAGGTCGACCTGGTGCTGCTGTCGTCCGAGCCGTACCGCTTCACGGAAGCGCACGTGGACGCGCTGGAACGCCAGATCGGCAAGCCGGTGCTGCTGGTCGACGGGGAAATGATGTCGTGGTACGGCAGCCGTGCGCTGCACGGCGTGCGGTACCTGGCGGGGCTGCCCGCGCTAGCGGGCCGCTGA
- a CDS encoding HPF/RaiA family ribosome-associated protein, which translates to MQIQVNTDKSIDHTAALDDHVAEVVQAAIGRFGEQIGRVEVHLSDNVAQKSADGDNRCMMEARVNGYQPVVVTDHAESLHQAINRAADKLKRALDSALGKLHDKQKAVPVADLVEPTEE; encoded by the coding sequence ATGCAGATTCAAGTCAACACCGATAAAAGCATCGACCACACCGCCGCGCTGGACGACCACGTCGCCGAGGTGGTGCAGGCCGCGATCGGCCGTTTTGGCGAGCAGATCGGCCGCGTCGAAGTCCACTTGAGCGACAATGTGGCGCAGAAGTCCGCCGATGGCGACAACCGCTGCATGATGGAAGCGCGCGTCAACGGCTACCAGCCAGTCGTCGTGACGGATCACGCCGAATCGCTGCACCAGGCCATCAACCGCGCCGCGGACAAGCTCAAGCGCGCGCTCGACAGCGCCCTGGGCAAGCTGCACGACAAGCAGAAGGCCGTGCCGGTGGCCGACCTCGTCGAGCCGACCGAAGAGTAA
- a CDS encoding glycine-rich domain-containing protein, whose amino-acid sequence MISSEHFNAIAALDLEPIKVKLMHVESGEGWSLEKVNAVEFEYRRFLYLMKMFPQEQTAPLTDVDIFWHYHILDTMKYAIDCEAVFGYFLHHFPYIGLRGEDDEAAHRRVGDRMKELYEETFGEPYGIGARGTEPAATAYSGRVSDQAAYSGRVADQTAYSGRISAATAYSGRVAEPTIGAAVAYSGRVSEPNVSATAYSGRVATAYSGRVADQTAYSGRVADQTAYSGRVASATAYSGRVAAQTATAYSGRVADQTAYSGRVADQTAYSGRVASATAYSGRVAAQTATAYSGRVADQTAYSGRVADQTAYSGRVAAKTAYSGRIGTETAYSGRIQAAAPAQGAFYNERPRLAAD is encoded by the coding sequence ATGATTTCATCCGAACACTTCAACGCCATTGCCGCCCTGGACCTGGAACCGATCAAGGTCAAGCTGATGCACGTGGAATCCGGCGAAGGCTGGTCGCTGGAGAAGGTCAATGCCGTCGAATTCGAATACCGCCGTTTCCTGTACCTGATGAAGATGTTCCCGCAAGAGCAGACGGCGCCGCTGACGGACGTCGACATCTTCTGGCACTACCACATCCTCGACACGATGAAATACGCCATCGATTGCGAGGCCGTGTTCGGCTACTTCCTGCACCACTTCCCGTACATCGGCCTGCGCGGCGAGGATGACGAAGCGGCGCATCGCCGCGTCGGCGACCGCATGAAGGAACTGTACGAGGAGACCTTCGGTGAGCCGTACGGCATCGGCGCGCGCGGCACGGAACCGGCTGCGACGGCCTACTCCGGCCGCGTGAGCGACCAGGCCGCCTATTCGGGCCGGGTGGCCGACCAGACCGCATACTCGGGGCGCATCAGTGCCGCCACCGCCTATTCCGGCCGCGTGGCCGAGCCGACGATCGGCGCCGCCGTGGCCTACTCGGGCCGCGTCAGCGAACCGAACGTCAGCGCGACGGCGTATTCCGGCCGCGTCGCCACGGCCTACTCCGGCCGCGTGGCGGACCAGACGGCGTATTCGGGCCGCGTCGCCGACCAGACCGCCTATTCGGGCCGTGTAGCCAGCGCCACCGCCTACTCCGGTCGCGTTGCCGCCCAGACGGCGACAGCGTACTCCGGCCGCGTAGCGGACCAGACCGCCTACTCGGGCCGCGTCGCCGACCAGACCGCCTATTCGGGCCGTGTAGCCAGCGCCACCGCCTACTCCGGTCGCGTTGCCGCCCAGACGGCGACAGCGTACTCCGGCCGCGTAGCGGACCAGACCGCCTACTCGGGCCGCGTCGCCGACCAGACCGCCTACTCCGGCCGGGTCGCCGCCAAGACCGCCTACTCGGGCCGGATCGGCACCGAGACCGCGTATTCCGGCCGCATACAAGCCGCCGCGCCGGCGCAGGGCGCCTTCTACAACGAACGGCCACGCCTGGCTGCCGACTAA
- a CDS encoding MFS transporter, with translation MPPSSNGFSVLRHRNFSFYLSARILGTLAVQMQNVAIGWQVYSMTHNLFYLGMIGLAQFAPFLLLILLAGHAADRYNRRVIITICLGLQLLVGLTLLVFTLSGMQAIWPVFAVLVLFGSARAFMGPATQAILVNLVPQQDFSKAVALSSSSFHVAVILGPTLGGLLYLYGPTVVYAVAAALLLASTILMTLTKSPPQATHRDPPTWHSVLEGLRFVFSRPVVLGAMSLDLFAVLFGGATALLPALAHDVLHIGPTGLGLLRTAPGAGAALCSVALAFFPITRRVGLWMFGGVALFGLGTVILGATDSFAIALACLLVMGAGDMVSVYVRHLLVQFETPDAIRGRVSAVNSVFIGASNELGEFESGVTAGWFGLQRAVVFGGAVTLAVTAGWIRLFPVLARMDRFPHHEKELAAAQK, from the coding sequence ATGCCCCCTTCCTCGAACGGTTTTTCCGTCCTGCGTCACCGCAATTTTTCGTTCTACCTGAGTGCCCGCATCCTCGGCACGCTGGCCGTGCAGATGCAGAACGTGGCCATCGGCTGGCAAGTCTATTCGATGACGCACAACCTGTTCTACCTGGGCATGATCGGCCTGGCCCAGTTCGCTCCGTTCCTGCTGCTGATCCTGCTGGCCGGCCACGCCGCCGACCGCTACAACCGCCGCGTCATCATCACCATCTGCCTCGGCCTGCAGTTGCTGGTCGGGCTGACCCTGCTGGTGTTTACCCTCAGCGGCATGCAGGCCATCTGGCCCGTGTTTGCCGTGCTGGTGCTGTTCGGCAGCGCCCGTGCGTTCATGGGGCCGGCCACGCAGGCGATCCTCGTCAACCTGGTGCCCCAGCAGGACTTCAGCAAGGCGGTGGCCCTGTCCAGCTCCAGCTTCCACGTTGCCGTGATCCTCGGCCCCACGCTGGGCGGGCTGTTGTACCTGTACGGCCCGACCGTCGTGTACGCGGTGGCGGCCGCGCTGCTGCTGGCCTCGACGATCCTGATGACCTTGACCAAGTCGCCGCCGCAGGCCACGCACCGCGACCCGCCCACGTGGCACAGCGTGCTGGAAGGCCTGCGTTTCGTGTTTTCGCGCCCGGTGGTGCTGGGTGCCATGTCGCTGGACCTGTTTGCCGTGCTGTTCGGCGGCGCCACGGCGCTGCTGCCGGCGCTGGCCCATGACGTGCTCCATATCGGCCCCACCGGCCTGGGCCTGCTGCGCACGGCGCCGGGCGCGGGCGCGGCGCTGTGCTCGGTCGCGCTGGCTTTCTTCCCCATCACCCGCCGGGTCGGCCTGTGGATGTTCGGCGGCGTTGCCCTGTTCGGCCTGGGCACCGTGATCCTGGGCGCGACGGACAGTTTTGCCATCGCCCTCGCCTGCCTGCTCGTGATGGGCGCGGGCGACATGGTCAGCGTCTACGTGCGCCACCTGCTGGTGCAGTTCGAGACGCCCGACGCGATCCGCGGCCGGGTCAGTGCCGTCAACTCCGTCTTCATCGGCGCGTCCAACGAGCTGGGCGAGTTCGAGTCGGGCGTGACAGCCGGCTGGTTCGGCCTGCAGCGGGCCGTCGTCTTCGGCGGCGCCGTCACCCTGGCCGTGACGGCCGGCTGGATCCGGCTGTTCCCCGTACTGGCGCGGATGGACCGCTTCCCCCACCATGAGAAAGAGCTGGCGGCGGCACAAAAGTAA
- a CDS encoding glutamine--tRNA ligase/YqeY domain fusion protein, which yields MSNDKTAATAAPAPNFLRNIVEQDLATGAHRRDGLPSVITRFPPEPNGYLHIGHAKSICLNFGLARDYDGRCHLRFDDTNPAKEEQEYVDSIIDSVKWLGFDWEHKGPVGAGTHLYYASDYFDKLYDMAEYLIKAGYAYVDSQSADEMAANRGNFNTPGTNSPFRNRPAEESLQLFRDMKAGKYKDGEHILRAKISEDAMASPNMNLRDPAIYRIRHAHHHRTGDKWCIYPMYDYTHPISDALENITHSICTLEFQDHRPFYDWLLATLAQGGFFQQPVPKQYEFARLNLTYIVTSKRKLRQMVEEGIVDGWDDPRLPTLVGMRRRGFTPEGIQLMAERTGVTKSDGWIDYGVLEGAVREDLDPKAPRAIAVLRPLKLIVDNFDANDSVECSSPVHPHHPELGNRTFPFTRELWIEEEDFMEVPSKGYFRFYPPIDGQPGARVRLKYGFVAECTGYDKDENGKVTAVHVNYFPDSKSGTEGANNYKVKGTITWVSAAAALEAEVRLYDRLFTDAQPDSGGKDFKQFLNPHSKEVITAYLEPGLKDAQAEQRFQFERHGYFVADRVDSQPGKPVFNRIVTLKDSWAAK from the coding sequence ATGAGCAACGACAAAACTGCCGCTACTGCCGCTCCCGCACCGAATTTTCTGCGCAACATCGTCGAACAGGACCTGGCCACGGGCGCGCACCGGCGCGACGGCCTGCCGTCCGTCATCACCCGCTTCCCGCCGGAGCCGAACGGCTACCTGCACATCGGCCACGCGAAATCGATCTGCCTGAACTTCGGCCTGGCACGCGACTACGACGGCCGCTGCCACCTGCGCTTCGACGACACCAATCCGGCCAAGGAAGAACAGGAATACGTCGACTCCATCATCGACAGCGTCAAGTGGCTGGGCTTCGACTGGGAACACAAAGGCCCGGTCGGCGCCGGCACGCACCTGTACTACGCCAGCGATTACTTCGACAAGCTGTACGACATGGCCGAGTACCTGATCAAGGCCGGCTACGCCTACGTGGACAGCCAGAGCGCCGACGAGATGGCGGCCAACCGCGGCAATTTCAATACGCCGGGCACCAACTCGCCGTTCCGCAACCGCCCCGCCGAGGAATCGCTGCAGCTGTTCCGCGACATGAAGGCCGGCAAATACAAGGACGGCGAACACATCCTGCGCGCCAAGATCAGCGAGGACGCGATGGCGTCCCCCAACATGAACCTGCGCGACCCGGCCATCTACCGCATCCGCCACGCGCATCACCACCGCACGGGCGACAAGTGGTGCATCTACCCGATGTACGACTACACGCACCCGATCTCGGACGCGCTGGAAAACATCACGCACTCGATCTGCACGCTGGAGTTCCAGGACCACCGGCCGTTCTACGACTGGCTGCTCGCCACCCTGGCCCAAGGCGGCTTCTTCCAGCAACCGGTACCGAAGCAGTATGAATTCGCGCGCCTGAACCTGACCTACATCGTCACCTCCAAGCGCAAGCTGCGCCAGATGGTGGAGGAAGGCATCGTCGACGGCTGGGACGACCCGCGCCTGCCGACCCTGGTGGGCATGCGCCGCCGCGGCTTCACGCCGGAAGGCATCCAGCTGATGGCCGAGCGCACCGGCGTGACCAAGTCCGACGGCTGGATCGACTACGGCGTGCTGGAAGGCGCCGTGCGCGAGGACCTCGACCCGAAAGCGCCGCGCGCGATCGCCGTGCTGCGTCCGCTGAAACTGATCGTCGACAACTTCGACGCCAACGACAGCGTCGAGTGCAGCTCGCCCGTCCACCCGCACCACCCCGAGCTGGGCAACCGTACGTTCCCGTTCACCCGCGAGCTGTGGATCGAGGAGGAAGACTTCATGGAAGTGCCGAGCAAGGGCTACTTCCGCTTCTATCCACCGATCGACGGCCAGCCCGGTGCGCGCGTGCGCCTGAAGTACGGTTTCGTGGCCGAATGCACGGGCTACGACAAGGACGAGAACGGCAAGGTCACGGCCGTGCACGTCAACTACTTCCCGGACAGCAAATCGGGCACGGAAGGCGCCAACAACTACAAGGTCAAGGGCACCATCACCTGGGTCAGCGCGGCCGCCGCGCTGGAAGCGGAGGTACGCCTGTACGACCGCCTGTTCACGGACGCGCAGCCGGACTCCGGCGGCAAGGACTTCAAGCAGTTCCTCAACCCCCACTCGAAGGAAGTCATCACGGCCTACCTGGAGCCGGGGCTGAAGGACGCGCAGGCCGAGCAGCGCTTCCAGTTCGAACGGCACGGCTACTTTGTCGCCGACCGCGTCGATTCGCAGCCGGGCAAGCCCGTCTTCAACCGCATCGTCACGCTGAAAGACAGCTGGGCCGCAAAATAA
- a CDS encoding GGDEF domain-containing protein gives MKLLSNFAASSHRPADLHLLRDADIRSAGALLAACPVMLAEAGEVVSDAHRPRLTIVLRGALALQTDADEPGRPASVRTKILVGESVGEQSVLDDEPDPAILTALEPTELLLVGADVAWRLIEESDGVARNLLRLLSFRVRAANVQLRKRQKLGEFYRQLSMNDGLTGLHNRAWLNDMLPRLVATAAQSGRPLSVVMLDIDHFKRFNDRYGHPQGDQALRTAAQVLAGALRPTDCAVRYGGEELMVLLPDTCGSVAATVAQRLCERVRQAAVFADDTALPHITASFGVASLVPGQDEQGLVATADAALYRAKAAGRNRVEVDPSAVASRPAGAAAA, from the coding sequence ATGAAGCTCCTGAGCAATTTTGCCGCGTCCTCCCACCGCCCCGCCGACCTGCACTTGCTGCGCGACGCCGACATCCGCTCGGCCGGCGCCTTGCTGGCGGCATGCCCCGTGATGCTGGCCGAGGCCGGCGAGGTCGTCTCGGATGCCCATCGGCCCCGCCTGACGATCGTCTTGCGCGGCGCGCTGGCGCTGCAGACGGATGCCGACGAACCGGGCCGCCCGGCCAGCGTCAGGACCAAGATCCTGGTGGGCGAAAGCGTGGGCGAGCAATCCGTGCTGGACGACGAGCCCGACCCGGCCATCCTGACGGCCCTGGAACCCACCGAACTGCTGCTGGTCGGGGCCGACGTCGCGTGGCGGCTGATCGAAGAGTCCGACGGCGTGGCACGCAACCTGTTGCGCTTGCTGTCGTTCCGCGTGCGCGCGGCCAATGTGCAGTTGCGCAAGCGCCAGAAGCTGGGCGAGTTCTACCGCCAGCTGTCGATGAACGACGGCCTGACGGGCCTGCACAACCGCGCCTGGCTCAACGACATGCTGCCGCGGCTGGTGGCGACGGCGGCGCAGAGTGGCCGGCCACTGTCGGTTGTCATGCTCGATATCGACCATTTCAAGCGGTTCAACGACCGTTACGGCCATCCGCAGGGCGACCAGGCATTGCGCACGGCCGCCCAGGTGCTGGCTGGCGCGTTGCGTCCCACCGACTGTGCGGTGCGCTACGGCGGCGAGGAGCTGATGGTTCTGCTGCCGGACACGTGCGGCAGCGTTGCCGCCACCGTGGCGCAGCGCCTGTGCGAACGGGTGCGCCAGGCGGCCGTGTTCGCGGATGACACCGCCCTGCCCCACATCACGGCCTCGTTCGGCGTGGCCAGCCTCGTGCCCGGCCAGGACGAACAGGGTCTGGTCGCCACCGCCGACGCCGCGCTGTACCGGGCCAAGGCGGCCGGGCGCAACCGCGTCGAGGTCGACCCCAGCGCCGTGGCCTCCCGGCCTGCCGGCGCTGCCGCGGCGTAG
- a CDS encoding sensor histidine kinase, whose product MHALFRPIGHALPANPQWWPGLLLSLGAGVLFYGAAARSIETDARQRFSNHARTAQFSIASRIKTYSDVLRAAASFFQASDYTSRTSFQRFVRGLDLGHNFPAIDNINFAQHVRDGERDGFERAMRDSDARLEGYPDFTLLPAGRRPSYEILTLLEPIAGFGEKYGNDIAAKPHVATVLAHSRDTGEIASSGRPIGILARPTGADLGMRLPVYQRDMPIGTVAQRRAAYIGSVGIGFSVPRLLQGALDEMPVPNVRLQLYDVGRRAADGTTTLGDTRQLLFDSVATGRVDAPADTFQHMLPIDFNGRIWTAYFSAPKAALYSRFDAYLPWLAGLAGSVSCLLLYALFHTLASSRKRALKIAHAMTRELRDSQAKLQLSHQRLRRLAAHADQIKEEERKRIAREIHDDLGQNLLALRIEADILATRTAKRHPYLHARAKYTLNQIDNTIKSVRHIINDLRPNVLDLGLNAAVEWQVAQFRKRSGIDCELIEHGGDVDIDDRCATAFFRVLQESLSNICQHARATQVKVELHQQQGLLQMSITDNGVGLQAASRNKNGSFGLVGIEERINLLGGTCAISSVPDGGTTITVSVPVSYKGALMPFIGQFAEH is encoded by the coding sequence ATGCATGCATTATTTCGACCCATCGGGCATGCACTCCCGGCAAACCCGCAATGGTGGCCGGGCCTGTTGCTGTCGCTGGGCGCCGGCGTGCTGTTCTATGGTGCCGCGGCCCGCTCGATCGAAACGGACGCCCGCCAACGCTTCAGCAACCATGCCCGTACGGCCCAGTTCAGCATCGCCTCGCGCATCAAGACGTATTCGGACGTGCTACGCGCCGCCGCCAGCTTCTTCCAGGCCAGCGATTACACGTCGCGCACCAGTTTCCAGCGCTTCGTGCGCGGCCTCGACCTTGGCCACAATTTCCCCGCCATCGACAACATCAATTTCGCCCAGCACGTGCGCGACGGCGAGCGCGACGGCTTCGAGCGAGCCATGCGCGACAGCGACGCGCGGCTGGAAGGGTATCCGGACTTCACGCTGCTGCCGGCTGGACGGCGGCCCAGCTACGAGATCCTGACGCTGCTCGAGCCCATCGCCGGCTTCGGCGAAAAGTACGGCAACGACATCGCGGCCAAGCCGCACGTTGCCACCGTCCTGGCGCACTCGCGCGATACGGGCGAGATCGCCTCGTCGGGCCGGCCCATCGGCATCCTGGCGCGGCCCACCGGGGCCGACCTGGGAATGCGCCTGCCCGTGTACCAGCGCGACATGCCGATTGGCACCGTGGCGCAGCGGCGCGCGGCCTACATCGGCTCGGTGGGGATCGGGTTCTCCGTGCCGCGCCTGCTGCAGGGCGCGCTGGACGAAATGCCTGTCCCCAACGTCCGCCTGCAACTGTACGACGTCGGTCGCCGGGCGGCGGACGGCACCACGACCTTGGGTGACACCCGGCAGCTGCTGTTCGACAGCGTGGCAACGGGCCGCGTGGACGCGCCCGCCGACACGTTCCAGCACATGCTGCCGATCGACTTCAACGGCCGCATCTGGACCGCCTACTTCAGCGCCCCCAAGGCCGCGCTGTACTCGCGCTTCGACGCCTACCTGCCATGGCTGGCCGGACTGGCCGGTTCGGTCAGCTGCCTGCTGCTCTACGCGCTGTTCCATACGCTGGCTTCCTCGCGCAAGCGGGCGCTCAAGATCGCCCACGCGATGACGCGCGAGCTGCGCGACAGCCAGGCCAAGCTGCAACTGTCGCACCAGCGCTTGCGCCGGCTGGCCGCGCATGCCGACCAGATCAAGGAAGAGGAACGCAAGCGCATCGCCCGCGAGATCCACGACGACCTGGGCCAGAACCTGCTGGCGCTGCGGATCGAGGCGGACATCCTGGCCACCCGCACGGCCAAGCGCCATCCATACCTGCACGCGCGCGCCAAGTACACGCTGAACCAGATCGACAACACGATCAAGAGCGTGCGCCACATCATCAACGACCTGCGGCCGAACGTGCTGGACCTGGGCCTGAATGCCGCCGTCGAGTGGCAGGTGGCGCAGTTCCGCAAGCGCTCCGGCATCGACTGCGAGCTGATCGAGCATGGCGGCGACGTCGACATCGACGACCGCTGCGCCACCGCCTTCTTCCGGGTGCTGCAGGAGTCGCTCAGCAATATCTGCCAGCACGCCCGCGCCACGCAGGTAAAGGTCGAACTGCACCAGCAGCAAGGGCTGCTGCAGATGAGCATTACCGACAACGGCGTGGGACTGCAGGCTGCCAGCCGCAACAAGAACGGCTCGTTCGGCCTCGTCGGCATCGAGGAGCGCATCAACCTGCTGGGTGGCACCTGTGCCATCAGCAGCGTGCCCGACGGCGGCACGACCATTACCGTTTCCGTCCCCGTATCTTACAAAGGAGCACTGATGCCGTTTATCGGGCAGTTCGCTGAACACTAG
- a CDS encoding SDR family oxidoreductase: MKIPKEQKSGRPRLLILGCGDVGMRLLPLLRARYRVFAVTSQPARFEELRAAGAVPVLADLDQPRTLRRLAGLAHTVIHLAPPQPEGALDRRTRHVTAILPEGARVVYVSTTGVYGDLQGALVDETRPVAPRNARAQRRVDAERVLRAWARRAQGRLAIVRVPGIYAADRLPLARLHAGTPALAPQDDVYTNHIHADDLAAIVLRALRRGQPSRVYHAVDDSEMRMADYFDAVADAFALPRPPRLPRAQLVSAVSPALLSFMSESRRLANGRLKRELGLRLAYPTVADGLRAAMLEHAKP; encoded by the coding sequence ATGAAAATTCCAAAAGAACAAAAGAGCGGCAGGCCGCGCCTGTTGATCCTCGGCTGCGGCGATGTCGGCATGCGCCTGTTGCCGCTGTTGCGGGCGCGCTATCGCGTGTTTGCCGTCACCAGCCAGCCGGCCCGCTTCGAGGAGTTGCGCGCGGCCGGGGCCGTGCCGGTGCTGGCCGACCTGGACCAGCCGCGCACCCTGCGCCGCCTGGCCGGCCTGGCGCACACGGTGATCCACCTGGCGCCGCCGCAGCCGGAAGGCGCGCTGGACCGCCGCACCCGTCATGTGACCGCCATTCTACCCGAGGGCGCGCGGGTCGTTTATGTCAGTACTACGGGGGTCTACGGCGACCTGCAGGGCGCGCTGGTGGACGAGACGCGGCCGGTCGCGCCCCGCAATGCGCGCGCCCAGCGCCGCGTCGATGCGGAACGGGTGCTGCGGGCCTGGGCGCGGCGCGCGCAGGGCCGCCTGGCGATCGTGCGCGTGCCGGGCATCTACGCGGCCGACCGCCTGCCGCTGGCACGCCTGCACGCGGGCACGCCGGCGCTGGCGCCGCAGGACGATGTCTACACCAACCATATCCACGCCGACGACCTGGCGGCCATCGTGCTGCGGGCATTGCGGCGCGGCCAGCCAAGCCGCGTGTATCACGCCGTCGACGATTCCGAAATGCGCATGGCCGACTACTTCGACGCGGTGGCCGATGCGTTCGCGTTGCCCCGGCCGCCGCGGCTGCCGCGCGCGCAACTGGTTTCGGCCGTCTCGCCCGCGCTGCTGTCGTTCATGTCCGAGTCGCGCCGGCTGGCCAATGGCCGCCTGAAGCGCGAGCTGGGCCTGCGGCTGGCCTATCCGACGGTGGCGGACGGCCTGCGCGCGGCCATGCTGGAGCACGCCAAGCCATAG
- a CDS encoding glycine-rich domain-containing protein has protein sequence MDTGDFKVIAELDLEPIKVKLMHAESGEGWTLERANAVEFEYRRFLYLMKKFPHEQTAPLQDVDTFWHYHILDTLKYATDCEAVFGYFLHHFPYIGLRGKDDEEAHERVGARMKELYEDTFGEPYGAAGVAFSGAPAREAARKAFSGAPVRTAFSGAPVRTAFSGAPQVAFSGAPVRTAFSGSPVRTAFSGSPTHAPTHFYAERPRLSASADA, from the coding sequence ATGGACACAGGCGATTTCAAGGTTATTGCCGAGTTGGATCTGGAACCCATCAAGGTCAAGCTGATGCATGCCGAATCGGGCGAAGGCTGGACCCTCGAGCGCGCCAACGCCGTCGAGTTCGAGTACCGACGGTTCCTCTACCTGATGAAGAAATTCCCGCATGAACAAACCGCGCCGCTCCAGGACGTGGATACGTTCTGGCATTACCACATCCTCGACACGCTGAAGTATGCGACCGATTGCGAGGCCGTGTTCGGCTACTTCCTGCATCACTTCCCATATATCGGCCTGCGCGGCAAGGACGACGAAGAGGCCCATGAGCGGGTGGGTGCGCGCATGAAGGAGCTGTACGAGGACACGTTCGGCGAACCGTACGGCGCCGCCGGCGTTGCCTTCTCGGGCGCGCCGGCCAGGGAAGCGGCACGGAAAGCGTTCTCTGGCGCCCCTGTTCGAACGGCGTTCTCCGGCGCGCCCGTGCGCACCGCGTTCTCGGGCGCGCCACAGGTCGCGTTTTCGGGTGCTCCCGTACGCACGGCGTTTTCGGGTTCTCCGGTGCGAACCGCATTTTCCGGCAGCCCGACCCATGCGCCAACGCACTTCTACGCCGAGCGCCCGCGCCTGAGCGCCAGCGCCGACGCCTGA